The sequence GGACCGCTGGTCGGCACGCTCGTCGGCTGGTCGGTGCTGCTGTCGGTCGGCGGCACCGCGGCCGAGATCAGCGCCATCATGCAGTACGCCGCCCACTACCTCCCGTCCCTCTACAACGGCCACACCCTCACCGCCTCCGGGCTGGCGGTGGCCGCCGGGCTGAGCATCCTGCTGACCGCGCTGAACTGGTTCGCGGTCAAGATGTTCGCCCAACTCAACAACCTCATCTCGGTGTTCAAGATCGTGGTGCCGGTGGTCACGGTCATCGCGCTGATCGCCTCGGGCTGGCACTCCGGGCGGCTGACGGACCACGGCGGCTTCGCCCCGTACGGCTATGTAGCCTGTCTGACCGCGCTGGCCGGCGGCGGCATCGTCTACTCCGTGAACGGCTTCCAGGCGCCGCTGGACTTCTCGGGGGAGACCCGCAACCCGCGCCGCACCATTCCGGCCGCGGTGCTCACCGGAATCGGCCTGGCGGTGGTCATGTACCTCGCCCTCCAGGTGGCGTATCTCTTCTCGGTGCCGGAGAGCCTTCTCGGGGGCGGCTGGAAGGGCGTCTCCTTCGACTCGCCGTTCGGGCAGCTGGCGATCATCCTCAATCTGCACTGGCTCTCCAGTCTGCTGTACGCCGACGCCGTCCTCTCGCCGGGCGGTTCGGCCTACGTGGGCGTGGCGATCGATGCCCGGCACACCTACGCGCTCGCCAAGAACGGCACCATCCCGCGCTATTTCATGAAGGTGAACGAGCGGTTCGGGGTGCCGCGGCGGGCGCTGGCGGTCAACCTGGTGGTGATCGTGGTGTTTCTGCTGCCGTTCGGGGGCTGGCAGGACATCGTCAGCGTGATGGGCGACATGTACCTGCTGATCTATGCGGCCTCGGCGGTCGCGGTCGCGGTGTTCCGGACCGAGCCGGGCGGGCGGATGGCGGGCTGGGTGCCGGGGCTGCGCTACATCGCACCGGTCAGTTTCGTGGTGGCGACCGAGTTCGTGTACTGGTCGGGCTGGAGCGATCTGCGGCTGGCGCTGCCGCTGGTGCTCGCCGGGCTGCTGATCTTCGTGGCGATGCGCCGGACCGGAAGAGGCGAGCGCCCGCTGGGTGCCGAACTGCGCACCGGGGCCTGGCTGGTGGTGTACCTCGGGGTGCTGACCGCGCTGTCCTGGCTCGGCACTTTCGAGGGCTCCGGGCGGCTGCCCGCGCCGTACGACTCGCTCAC is a genomic window of Streptomyces gilvosporeus containing:
- a CDS encoding APC family permease; the protein is MRRELGFWGLTGIGFSNIVGSGWLFAAMYAAQTAGPASLLSWIGAGLLCTLVALVMIELGASRPEGGGTVRWPLQASGPLVGTLVGWSVLLSVGGTAAEISAIMQYAAHYLPSLYNGHTLTASGLAVAAGLSILLTALNWFAVKMFAQLNNLISVFKIVVPVVTVIALIASGWHSGRLTDHGGFAPYGYVACLTALAGGGIVYSVNGFQAPLDFSGETRNPRRTIPAAVLTGIGLAVVMYLALQVAYLFSVPESLLGGGWKGVSFDSPFGQLAIILNLHWLSSLLYADAVLSPGGSAYVGVAIDARHTYALAKNGTIPRYFMKVNERFGVPRRALAVNLVVIVVFLLPFGGWQDIVSVMGDMYLLIYAASAVAVAVFRTEPGGRMAGWVPGLRYIAPVSFVVATEFVYWSGWSDLRLALPLVLAGLLIFVAMRRTGRGERPLGAELRTGAWLVVYLGVLTALSWLGTFEGSGRLPAPYDSLTVAAVALAVYFWAVRSGVGYRTATRPAAPTAAGA